The following is a genomic window from Blattabacterium cuenoti.
TATTAGACAACCTACTAATAAATTAGCATTATTAAATAAAATATTAAAAACTTTTTCTCAATTAGAACAAGAGCTGCATAGAAATCCAACTTCAATAGAAATTGCAGAATATTTAAAAATGAATGAAAAAGATGTTGAAGACTCTATTAAAAATTCAGGTAGACATGTTTCTATGGATGCACCGTTAGTAGAAGGAGAAGATTCTAATTTATATGATTTAGTAAGATCTGATGAATCACCTAGACCAGATGAATATTTAGAAAAAGAATCTCTTAGAAAAGATATTAAAAGAATATTAGAAACTTTAAGTGAAAGAGAAAGACGTGTCATTGTATTACATTTTGGATTAAATGGAGCTCCTCCAATGACATTAGAAGAAGTTGGGCAATCCTGTGATTTAACTAGAGAAAGAGTAAGACAAATTGAAAGTATAGCTTTAAAAAGATTAAAACATTCTTCTAGAAGTAAAATTTTAAAACCTTATTTAGGTTAATTAAATTTAAGGAGACCTCGACGGGATTCGAACCCATAACCTTCTGATCCGTAATCAGATGCTCTAATTCCATTAAGCTACGAGGCCTTAATAATAGATAAAAATTTATCTATTTCTAATGACGAATTACCAACTAATCCTCCATCTACATCTTTTTGTTGAAAAAAATCTTTACAATTGAATTCATTAATACTCCCTCCATATAAAATATGTATTTTATCAGAAACAAATTTACCATATTTATTTTGAAATAACAATCTAATATGATTATGCATTTTTTGAACTTCATTAGGAATTGGAAATTGCCCAGTTCCTATTGCCCATATAGGTTCATAAGCAATTATTAAATTTTCTATTTCTTTTATAGAACATAGAAAAATCGTTTCTTCAAGCTGTTTTTGTATTGATATAAATTGTTGATTATTATTTTTTTCATTTAATGTTTCTCCTATACAAAAAATAATTTTTAATCTATTTTTTAATGAAATATGTATTTTTTGTAATAATGTTTTATTTGTTTCATTAAAATATATTCGTCGTTCACTATGTCCTAATATTACGTTTTGAATTCCTATAGATTTCAACATTATAGCAGATATTTCTCCAGTATAAGATCCTTTTTCTATATGAAACATATTTTGTGAAGCAATATGAATATTAGTTCCTTGTACAATTTGATTTGAAATATGCAAAAATGGATAAGATGGTGCAATGATTATCTTTTTATTATTGTGTATTTTTTTGTCATGATTAAAAAATTTTAATAAATTTCTTAAAAAATTAGTAGTTTCATAAAAATTATAATTCATTTTCCAATTTGCAATAATAATTTTATTCTTCATTTATATTTATTTATTTAAATATAATAAAATTGTTATATATAACATTTTGAAACAAATTTGTTCTAATTCATTGGATAAAATTTTATCTTTATTTTTTTTCAAATAAAAAAGTTTTTTTAACATTAAATTTAAAGAAACATATTCAAGTTTTGATTTTTTTTCTATAAAATTACAAATTTTTTCAATTTTTTTTGTATAAACATAAAGAATATCACAATATGAAATTTTGTCATTATCATTAATATTTAATTTTATCATTATAATAATAATATAATTAATAATATCTATATATGTATTTTCAATTCTTTCTTCTTTGATAATTTGAAATCCTTTTTTTTCAATATTAATTATTCTCATGGTTTTTGCAATAATTAAATCTATTATAGAATAATTATCTATATATTTCCATGAAAAATTATAATGTTGTAATTTTTTTTTAAATAAGTTCTTACAACTATTAATAACAAAATTGATTGAAATTTTATTCATATGAATTAATTTTTAACAAAAAATTAAAAAAATAAATAAGTGATCATTAATTTGTGCAGTATAGTAAGTATATTTTTATAAAAATAGTTAAACTAATTATAGATTATTTTTTTATATGGTTAAATCAATTAAAAATAATTTTGTTATTATATAATTATATTGATTGTATTATTTTGAGATATATAAATGTAATATAATAATACAATAGACTTATTAAGTTAATTTCTATTATAATCGTATCATTATTATTTATTAAAAATTTTTACATATTATTTAACATCAATAATGGCGCATTATATTATAAGCAATTGATTCAGTAGTAATATAATAAGGAAATAATGTAATAAAATGATTAAATAATAACATGTTAAATCTTTTATAAAAAAATAATTAAGTAATAATACTGTATCGTTATATAAAAATAAAGTTAAATTCTATGAATAATTCATTATTTTCAAATTTCCAATCAGCTGTATA
Proteins encoded in this region:
- a CDS encoding sigma-70 family RNA polymerase sigma factor, whose amino-acid sequence is MRQLKITKQVTNRESESLDKYLHEIGKIPLLTPEEEVEYARQARNGDASAIDKLVNANLRFVVSVAKQYQNQGLSLCDLINEGNLGLIKGILRFDETRGFKCISYVVWWIRQAILQAIAEQSRSIRQPTNKLALLNKILKTFSQLEQELHRNPTSIEIAEYLKMNEKDVEDSIKNSGRHVSMDAPLVEGEDSNLYDLVRSDESPRPDEYLEKESLRKDIKRILETLSERERRVIVLHFGLNGAPPMTLEEVGQSCDLTRERVRQIESIALKRLKHSSRSKILKPYLG
- the tpiA gene encoding triose-phosphate isomerase — encoded protein: MKNKIIIANWKMNYNFYETTNFLRNLLKFFNHDKKIHNNKKIIIAPSYPFLHISNQIVQGTNIHIASQNMFHIEKGSYTGEISAIMLKSIGIQNVILGHSERRIYFNETNKTLLQKIHISLKNRLKIIFCIGETLNEKNNNQQFISIQKQLEETIFLCSIKEIENLIIAYEPIWAIGTGQFPIPNEVQKMHNHIRLLFQNKYGKFVSDKIHILYGGSINEFNCKDFFQQKDVDGGLVGNSSLEIDKFLSIIKAS
- a CDS encoding nucleotide modification associated domain-containing protein; its protein translation is MNKISINFVINSCKNLFKKKLQHYNFSWKYIDNYSIIDLIIAKTMRIINIEKKGFQIIKEERIENTYIDIINYIIIIMIKLNINDNDKISYCDILYVYTKKIEKICNFIEKKSKLEYVSLNLMLKKLFYLKKNKDKILSNELEQICFKMLYITILLYLNK